A genomic region of Corticium candelabrum chromosome 22, ooCorCand1.1, whole genome shotgun sequence contains the following coding sequences:
- the LOC134197717 gene encoding glutamate receptor-interacting protein 1-like encodes MKDKVGGLFRSLRAKMGGGQSRQDTRKVPAGAPASETNDENVVNTMSSNSKNQQRRPRQSQSQVSAATSRLVTRKEIAYVELLKRPGQALGLIVSGGSDKASLVKVGGLRSGGLAQKSESLEVGDRILAINGKSTDNLTHSEVISLLKNAEDVITLEIEYETAGEASHDEDVITKTVLVCLKKEGNTFGFMFSGGSEKGRPLTISNVRPGTAAYRNGTLRPGDRMLKVNGMNLRHATHAEVLALLKSAKRKITLELEYDVTLHENLDEIQGPILVEVQKPVGGSLGLTLTGNQIVGEPIFISHIKDAGIADRCGALHVGDQVLSINGQSLTEWSLPDAVQMLVDSDTTLKLEVLPVSLLPPNFLPSNLGVEKSPKGRDFSDVPPTSQLHQRRPSVTSLSEGPTPAQGHSRRPSIGSLNGSMLALANPMHLCHTEQLHVELVPDSFGYGFLMQGIHKLSVGPFTVASIELDSPAQQHGEFMIGDRILAINGRSTEGMLLEQAWNVVNEATGNLALQLEFDVAESVIPGTGTFDVKLAKHSGGLGITINGNPEKGGPIWISQIKKGGIAHRTGTLEPGDVLLAIDGKNLEGATLQHAVELLKSSGDVVTLQISKDTATLGPPGTIVFTVELMRRGASLGITVHGSENPGDPIIVSQLREDGVAFRSGTLKVGDRILAINNVNLRMHTLVDAVKLLQTAGDMVTLKICREPTTAPNRFVKFVPANSHPLIHSPKAYSQGHLNEFTWPTSDPQDDFESEVFEDQNEDTREKSTTSNRSMQRRLAMLALKQSGRSTPDMQSTAGSPQFDEMYQAKPWSTSEVANESYVGPAIEHRDSFRSYPSVQRWLRSSAGNLTSAHLRHLGSGGDSSSPGTDHRWTQTMPRQGNEWVGQVTSGSKPRYNIRDGYATWSGRRRGGSSPAGGSWSQGINDAEKRFGELRPLNPAFAAETSRRRRTLHKETSSDSDSPPSNSRTREQKRSPPKFGQRFDEQFRVAASKPTAVLVKKVTLRRKSSLSDFGFSVADGATEPGVFVKAVKPGGPAIEKLQAFDKILQVNDTNVHDSDCCRVVPLIAQASHTLSLIITRRKQSHPALTKDSD; translated from the exons ATGAAAGACAAGGTCGGAGGGCTGTTCAGATCTCTGCGAGCGAAGATGGGAGGCGGACAGTCACGGCAGG ACACGAGAAAAGTGCCCGCTGGAGCGCCGGCGTCGGAAACAAACGATGAGAATGTTGTGAATACGATGAGTTCAAATTCGAAGAATCAGCAACGGAGACCTCGACAGAGTCAGTCTCAAGTGTCTGCCGCCACTTCTCGTTTGG TCACTCGCAAGGAGATCGCCTACGTGGAATTATTGAAACGACCGGGACAAGCATTGGGACTCATTGTATCAG GTGGATCTGACAAGGCAAGTCTTGTGAAAGTTGGAGGTCTTCGATCTGGTGGATTGGCTCAGAA AAGCGAATCTCTTGAAGTGGGAGACAGAATTCTTGCTATCAACGGGAAAAGCACTGACAATCTGACTCATTCAGAAGTCATATCTTTGCTAAAGAATGCAGAAGATGTCATCACATTGGAAATTGAATACGAAACAGCTGGAGAGG CTTCTCATGATGAGGATGTGATTACGAAAAcagttcttgtttgtttgaagaAAGAGGGAAATACGTTTGGCTTCATGTTTAGTG GTGGGTCAGAGAAAGGCAGACCACTGACAATATCGAATGTTCGCCCAGGAACTGCTGCATACAG GAACGGTACGCTTAGACCTGGAGATCGCATGTTGAAGGTTAATGGGATGAACTTGCGACATGCAACACATGCTGAAGTGCTTGCATTGCTAAAATCAGCGAAACGAAAAATTACTCTGGAACTGGaatatgacgtcacattaCATG AGAATTTAGACGAAATTCAAGGTCCCATTTTGGTTGAAGTGCAAAAGCCTGTGGGAGGGAGTCTGGGTCTAACACTGACTGGTAATCAAATTGTTGGTGAGCCTATCTTTATCTCACATATCAAAGATGCTGGCATAGCAGATAG GTGTGGTGCATTACATGTTGGCGATCAAGTGCTGTCCATTAATGGTCAGTCTCTGACTGAGTGGAGTCTTCCCGATGCTGTGCAGATGCTTGTTGACTCTGATACTACACTCAAGCTGGAAGTATTGCCTGTCTCGCTACTGCCACCAAACTTTCTTCCTTCAAATT TGGGTGTTGAGAAGAGTCCCAAAGGACGAGATTTCAGTGATGTTCCGCCAACTAGCCAACTGCATCAACGGAGGCCTTCAGTTACTTCTCTTAGTGAAGGACCAACTCCTGCTCAAGGCCACAGTCGGAGACCTTCTA TTGGCTCTTTAAATGGCAGCATGTTGGCTCTGGCAAATCCGATGCACTTATGTCATACTGAACAACTACATGTCGAGCTAGTACCAGACTCATTTGGTTATGGTTTCTTAATGCAAG GAATTCACAAGTTGTCTGTTGGTCCATTTACTGTGGCAAGTATTGAACTAGATAGTCCTGCGCAGCA acACGGTGAGTTTATGATTGGAGATCGAATCCTGGCAATTAATGGGAGGTCTACAGAAGGAATGTTGCTTGAACAAGCATGGAATGTTGTGAATGAGGCAACCGGAAATCTTGCTCTTCAATTAGAGTTTGACGTTGCAG AGTCTGTGATTCCTGGCACTGGAACATTTGATGTGAAACTGGCTAAACACAGTGGAGGTCTTGGGATCACAATCAATGGTAACCCAGAAAAGGGTGGACCAATATGGATATCTCAAATCAAGAAAGGAGGCATTGCACATAG gACTGGGACTTTAGAGCCAGGTGATGTGCTTTTAGCAATCGATGGCAAGAATTTGGAAGGAGCAACATTGCAACATGCTGTGGAATTGCTGAAATCGTCTGGAGATGTTGTCACATTGCAGATCAGTAAAGACACTGCCACTCTTGGACCGCCGGGTACTATTGTGTTTACGGTGGAGCTGATGAGACGTGGGGCAAGTTTAGGAATTACTGTGCATG GATCTGAGAATCCTGGTGATCCCATAATTGTGTCACAACTTAGAGAAGACGGTGTTGCATTCAG GAGTGGTACACTGAAAGTTGGTGATCGCATATTGGCTATCAACAATGTCAATCTTCGTATGCACACATTGGTAGATGCAGTAAAACTGTTGCAAACAGCAGGAGATATGGTAACATTGAAGATATGTCGAGAGCCAACCACTGCTCCAAACA GATTTGTGAAGTTTGTACCAGCTAATTCTCATCCTTTAATTCATTCTCCAAAG GCTTATAGTCAGGGGCATTTGAATGAGTTTACGTGGCCTACATCTGACCCACAGGATGATTTTGAGTCAGAAGTATTCGAAGATCAGAATGAGGACACTCGGGAAAAATCAACAACGTCAAACAGATCAATGCAGAGGCGTTTGGCAATGTTGGCATTGAAGCAGTCGGGTCGAAGTACTCCAGATATGCAGAGCACAGCGGGGAGTCCACAATTTGATGAAATGTATCAAGCAAAGCCATGGTCGACGTCAGAAGTTGCCAATGAGAGTTATGTTGGTCCAGCAATTGAGCACAGAGACAGCTTTAGGTCGTATCCTAGCGTGCAACGATGGCTTCGATCAAGTGCAGGCAACTTAACTTCGGCTCATTTGAGACACTTGGGGAGTGGTGGAGATAGCTCTTCACCTGGTACAGATCATCGCTGGACACAAACAATGCCGAGGCAGGGAAATGAATGGGTAGGACAGGTTACTTCTGGTTCAAAACCTCGTTACAATATTAGAGATGGCTATGCAACGTGGAGCGGTAGAAGGCGAGGTGGATCGAGTCCAGCCGGTGGCAGTTGGAGCCAAGGAATTAATGATGCAGAAAAAAGGTTTGGAGAGCTGAGGCCTCTTAATCCAGCCTTTGCTGCAGAAACTTCAAGACGTCGACGAACTTTGCACAAAGAGACATCGTCAGACAGCGATAGTCCTCCTTCAAATTCTCGAACAAGAGAACAAAAGAGGTCTCCTCCTAAATTTGGTCAACGGTTTGATGAGCAATTTAGAGTGGCAGCCAGTAAGCCTACTGCTGTGTTGGTGAAGAAGGTGACACTTCGAAGGAAGAGCTCTCTGTCTGACTTTGGTTTCAGTGTTGCTGATGGGGCAACAGAACCAGGCGTGTTTGTGAAGGCCGTGAAGCCCGGTGGTCCAGCAATAGAAAAGCTACAAGCTTTTGATAAAATTCTCCAG GTGAATGACACAAACGTGCACGACTCGGACTGCTGCCGAGTTGTACCGCTGATTGCCCAGGCAAGTCACACACTCTCTCTGATTATAACGAGACGTAAACAGTCACATCCAGCACTGACCAAGGACAGCGATTAA
- the LOC134197138 gene encoding glutathione S-transferase Mu 4-like, translating into MTMKLGYWDLRGLCQPIRLLLAYKGEQFEEKRYEVKDAEKRKEWQEKDKLKTGLDLPFPNLPYLIDGDRKLVQSQAILYYLGRKYNMCGKTEDERVRVDVSLHQALDLRRSFTSLSFASDFADKKPDYLQKLPTVLQGFVDFIGGRKWLAGDELTISDFHFYEQLAQHLILDPSCLDKFPRLQEYVANFEGLPAIKAYRASSIFIKRPINSPFATFT; encoded by the exons ATGACAATGAAACTTGGATATTGGGATCTTAGAGGG TTGTGTCAGCCTATTCGCTTGCTGCTTGCCTACAAGGGTGAGCAATTCGAGGAGAAAAGATATGAAG TCAAGGATGCTGAGAAACGCAAAGAATGGCAGGAAAAGGATAAACTCAAAACCGGCTTGGATTTACCATTTCCTAAC TTGCCATATCTCATTGATGGAGATAGAAAACTTGTGCAAAGTCAAGCG ATTCTTTATTACTTGGGCAGAAAATACAATATGT GTGGCAAGACGGAAGATGAGCGAGTTCGAGTTGATGTGTCTTTGCACCAG GCTCTTGATTTACGCAGAAGTTTCACTTCTCTTTCATTTGCATCTGACTTT GCAGACAAAAAGCCTGACTACTTGCAGAAGCTACCAACAGTGCTTCAAGGGTTTGTGGATTTCATTGGTGGCAGGAAATGGTTGGCTGGTGATGAG CTGACCATTTCTGACTTTCACTTTTATGAGCAGCTGGCACAACACCTTATTCTTGATCCGAGTTGTCTAGACAAGTTTCCACGATTGCAG GAATATGTTGCCAACTTTGAG GGCCTGCCTGCTATTAAAGCATACAGAGCTAGTTCTATCTTCATCAAGAGGCCAATCAACAGCCCATTTGCAACATTTACATAA
- the LOC134197137 gene encoding calcium-activated chloride channel regulator 1-like, with amino-acid sequence MSSRLLLLCCMMLQLCGASRVVLQNNGYKNVVVAIDESVSYTTSAQLIPAIKTAFTEASHYIYTATERRAYFRDVRIVVPSSWPPSDEYATAVWETFETAEVRIGNLDQVDQAFTRRSIGLCGRQADYIFSTPGRFTRVDQQSNPAGRMLVHQWAQYRWGVYNEHPTSLWQLYSYMPDGQFEATRCTSDIKGDIVHSEYGGNCHPTTASDECGFRPTSGGDSSQASVMFYQQINEITKFCGSDAAVPHNEEAINDQNVVCNYSSTWDVILNHYDFDGGANLPTSVRLRSSVLTPTFKVVQAQQFEQIVLVLDVSASMQLDGRLDRVRNAAYSLIQIVPVGTQIGIVSFNELAHVNINLTEVRGNQARQLLYDALPTMASGTTSIGSGLQAAVELIKQNNNGAVVGGCSVFVINDGNENADSSITIDSVFNDVVVSGVRIFPITLAISGSTRTDIDTFRKLGNLARQTNGYQYLVPLNIQSQQQTILCESLISACELALQRHRQPIQLLQQSVSVSSSVPVQLNVTVDSHSQASCYFQFTAEKYINELKVEITDPTGSVSDMSSITEVPEFALMTFNVDNAKVGVWKVRLTSSLVSRSIIVAVSIVSHQARITNDPIIVTADVSDRDLSTGTVPVISVAVKAGERGVADAIVIAYVVLPSGETREWNLYDRGANPDHVAADGVYSGYFTDLRKRGEYSVRVAVSATQSSVTVLPSKYVDTVALYYTNRQISEYSEDRRQVAEQFSRVVSGGMFLTEYSQPVDQYPPCRITDLRIVSVNYNTSQITLSWSAPGGNYDRGTIQKYYVKYAVNDPSALRKDFSSQKSLPQSWIVDGTHSILRSQRPAAQMEYLNITVPHRDDVTYYFAVAAENIIGFVGPPSPVVGIALLPLQYPLQINRQDSSSIFSTGVIAAISASCGVALLVLVIILLLCLKRRRRESVKSDDEEKLELTSKKTSNSSTISSNTSGSRKDKRERRAKKKKLAKDDDKEDMIAADVVSQVTDTTYVNTTVSECDLETHQKQHALDNEEMEYQKQVETVQVPTQSKERNEHVVISECDPYTDVKYKTPSVQESKVPEQGTHTYEELSPRAVDPEYDHVQHTNMQQTENQQELIQQLKQPVQTDLQLQIIESETKLSELVDSIKEQPTNLEWEPTSQELQEHLATKEETSKQESTTSEVKGNNSLQQSHDSQNEDTNETEILHHALGEVTQVNITEAGESDNEWKQETCHSSQTDKKESQSETVTSTLQTETNKKAAVLDNTTQLDEGHTAGQVEQQKTLLPNSQSEENTTAAAAADPFTFPIALQSEQPAPAAELHHNKENKTDVNTELAVAGTVVVNDEDEDCIPSVARLVVLSPKEGTPPKDININIEPTVSPGHSEQGSAVEDHYVVSDSPSRLSLDSAEITAIDEVSNEDISPVTATDGDDKVEQSNETSNKAMENRETDSQLVDGDKTTVEQKTDSNIL; translated from the exons ATGTCGTCTcgcttgctgctgctgtgctGCATGATGCTGCAGTTATGCGGCGCTAGTCGGGTAGTGCTACAAAACAACGGCTACAAGAACGTCGTCGTGGCAATCGATGAGTCTGTCTCATATACCACAAGTGCACAACTCATTCCGGCGATCAAGACTGCGTTCACGGAGGCATCACACTATATCTACACGGCCACAGAACGAAGGGCATATTTTCGAGATGTGCGCATCGTAGTACCGAGCTCATGGCCACCATCCGACGAGTATGCAACTGCAGTATGGGAGACATTCGAGACTGCAGAAGTGAGGATAGGAAATCTAGATCAGGTTGATCAAGCATTCACCAGGCGTTCCATCGGTTTGTGCGGTCGACAAGCAGACTACATTTTCTCCACGCCCGGACGGTTTACAAGAGTCGATCAGCAG AGCAACCCTGCTGGTCGCATGTTGGTGCATCAATGGGCGCAGTATCGATGGGGTGTCTACAATGAACACCCAACTTCACTGTGGCAACTCTACTCTTACATGCCGGACGGCCAATTTGAGGCGACCAGATGCACGTCAGACATCAAAGGCGACATTGTACACTCTGAATACGGAGGAAACTGTCACCCAACTACAGCAAGCGATGAATGTGGATTCCGACCAACAAGTGGAGGAGATAGCTCACAGGCATCTGTCATGTTCTACCAACAAATAAACGAG ATTACTAAGTTTTGTGGAAGCGATGCAGCAGTACCTCACAATGAGGAGGCAATAAATGACCAGAATGTAGTGTGTAATTATAGCAGCACATGGGACGTTATTCTCAATCATTATGATTTTGATGGTGGTGCAAATTTACCGACGAGCGTTCGTTTGCGCTCATCTGTTCTAACACCAACATTCAAAGTCGTCCAAGCACAACAGTTTGAACAGATAGTGTTGGTCCTAGATGTGTCCGCCAGCATGCAGCTAGATGGGCGGTTAGACCGTGTGAGGAATGCAGCATATTCTCTTATTCAAATAGTACCTGTAGGAACACAAATTGGTATTGTCTCGTTCAATGAGCTTGCTCATGTGAACATCAATCTAACAGAAGTAAGAGGGAACCAGGCACGTCAGCTTCTCTATGATGCTCTTCCTACTATGGCAAGTGGGACAACAAGTATTGGTTCAGGCTTACAAGCAGCCGTTGAACtgataaaacaaaacaacaatggAGCAGTAGTAGGAGGCTGCAGCGTATTTGTCATTAATGATGGAAACGAAAATGCTGACAGTTCAATCACAATTGACTCGGTATTTAATGATGTGGTAGTCAGTGGAGTGCGCATCTTTCCCATTACATTGGCTATATCAGGAAGTACACGTACTGACATAGATACATTCCGGAAACTTGGTAATCttgccagacaaacaaacggttACCAGTACTTGGTACCATTAAATATTCAGAGCCAACAGCAGACGATCCTGTGCGAATCGTTGATATCTGCATGTGAACTGGCTctacagagacacagacaacccatccaactccTTCAGCAGTCAGTGTCTGTGTCCTCTTCTGTGCCTGTTCAGCTGAATGTTACTGTAGATTCACATTCCCAAGCAAGCTGCTATTTCCAATTTACAGCAGAAAAGTACATCAATGAACTGAAAGTTGAAATCACTGATCCAACTGGATCAGTCTCTGATATGAGTAGTATCACTGAAGTGCCGGAGTTTGCTCTAATGACCTTTAACGTCGACAATGCCAAG gTTGGGGTCTGGAAAGTGCGTCTTACATCCAGCTTGGTGTCTCGATCTATAATAGTTGCAGTCAGCATCGTATCTCACCAAGCAAGAATAACAAATGATCCAATCATTGTGACAGCCGACGTAAGTGATCGGGACCTGTCTACTGGCACTGTACCAGtcatatccgtagcagtcaagGCAGGAGAACGAGGTGTTGCAGACGCAATCGTAATTGCATATGTTGTACTGCCTTCAGGTGAGACAAGAGAGTGGAATCTCTATGATAGAGGAGCAA ATCCAGATCATGTTGCTGCAGATGGAGTGTATAGTGGATACTTTACCGACCTCAGGAAACGAGGTGAATACAGTGTAAGGGTTGCAGTGAGTGCCACACAAAGTTCAGTCACAGTACTACCTTCAAAGTATGTGGACACGGTAGCTTTGTACTACACCAACCGTCAAATATCTGAGTACTCTGAAGATCGACGACAAGTGGCAGAACAATTTTCAAGAGTTGTTTCTGGAGGAATGTTCTTAACTGAATACAGCCAGCCAGTCGATCAGTATCCACCCTGTCGCATTACTGACTTAAGGATTGTGAGTGTAAATTACAACACATCTCAGATAACTCTGTCTTGGTCAGCACCAGGGGGGAACTACGATAGAGGCACCATCCAAAAATACTATGTCAAATATGCAGTGAACGACCCGTCTGCTCTAAGAAAAGACTTTAGTTCACAGAAGTCATTGCCTCAGTCATGGATTGTGGATGGCACTCATTCTATTCTTAGAAGTCAAAGACCTGCCGCACAGATGGAATATCTAAACATTACGGTTCCGCACCGAGATGACGTGACATATTACTTTGCTGTTGCCGCTGAAAACATCATTGGTTTTGTAGGACCTCCATCTCCCGTTGTAGGGATTGCCTTACTTCCTCTGCAATATCCATTACAAATTAATAGACAAGATAGCTCTTCCATATTTAGCACTGGAGTTATTGCAGCAATTAGTGCTAGTTGCGGTGTTGCTTTACTGGTGCTAGTCATCATCCTACTGCTCTGTCTCAAACGGCGACGTAGAGAGTCGGTCAAgagtgatgatgaagaaaaaCTGGAACTAACTAGCAAAAAGACCAGCAATTCTAGTACAATATCATCGAATACTAGTGGATCTAGAAAGGACAAGAGAGAGAGGCGTGCTAAGAAGAAAAAATTGGCTAAAGATGATGATAAAGAGGACATGATTGCTGCCGATGTAGTCAGTCAAGTGACTGATACAACCTATGTGAACACAACAGTTAGTGAATGTGACCTAGAAACACATCAAAAACAGCATGCACTGGACAATGAAGAAATGGAGTATCAGAAACAAGTGGAAACTGTACAGGTGCCAACACAATCAAAAGAGCGAAATGAACATGTCGTTATCAGTGAATGTGACCCATATACTGATGTTAAGTACAAGACACCATCTGTACAAGAAAGTAAAGTGCCTGAGCAAGGCACACATACATATGAAGAACTGTCTCCCCGAGCAGTGGATCCAGAATATGATCATGTTCAACACACAAATATGCAGCAAACAGAGAACCAGCAGGAATTGATACAACAGCTCAAACAACCAGTACAAACAGATCTGCAACTACAGATTATAGAGAGCGAAACAAAATTAAGTGAGCTGGTAGACAGTATAAAAGAGCAACCAACGAATCTTGAATGGGAGCCTACTTCCCAAGAACTGCAAGAACATTTGGCAACTAAagaagaaacaagcaaacaggagAGTACAACTAGTGAGGTGAAGGGAAACAATAGTCTTCAACAAAGTCATGACTCACAAAATGAGGATACAAATGAAACAGAGATACTCCACCATGCACTGGGTGAGGTAACACAAGTAAACATTACTGAAGCTGGGGAGAGTGATAATGAATGGAAACAAGAAACATGTCATTCCAGTCAAACTGACAAGAAAGAGAGTCAGTCTGAAACAGTAACAAGCACTCTTCAAACTGAAACCAATAAAAAAGCAGCTGTATTGGACAATACCACGCAACTAGATGAAGGACACACAGCTGGACAGGTtgaacaacagaaaacatTGTTACCCAATAGTCAATCAGAAGAAAACAccactgcagcagcagcagcagaccCATTTACATTCCCCATAGCACTGCAATCTGAGCAGCCGGCACCAGCTGCAGAGTTACATCATAACAAGGAGAACAAGACAGATGTAAATACTGAGTTAGCAGTTGCAGGGACGGTGGTTGTGAATGATGAGGACGAAGACTGTATCCCTAGTGTAGCCCGGCTAGTTGTACTGAGTCCAAAAGAAGGGACACCTCCAAAGGACATCAACATCAATATTGAACCGACTGTTTCTCCTGGACACTCTGAACAAGGAAGTGCTGTTGAAGATCACTATGTAGTGAGTGACTCTCCCAGTCGACTTTCTCTAGACAGTGCAGAAATTACTGCAATAGATGAAGTGAGCAATGAGGACATTTCACCAGTTACAGCTACTGATGGTGATGACAAGGTAGAACAAAGCAATGAGACAAGCAACAAGGCAATGGaaaatagagagacagacagtcagttaGTTGATGGAGATAAAACGACTGTAGAGCAGAAGACAGACTCAAACATCCTATAA
- the LOC134197357 gene encoding uncharacterized protein LOC134197357 isoform X1 gives MTNKRLCTFLEDVIQPSPVPFAESPPKYCSSSDLVVTPEKEKRQKPAIKSKPTLHQQREIEIIEPIPLGRPRINSSIRIVTSLNEGVGSFSEQQAVETLLKEERARHEFIHKSSKALNYPHHAMRYSDLTPLQLASEDSEMRSQSFHHPRQPKTYGEQSTQQNLQDLFSDELIYEVSDSLMDVPLPATSATPVHPDSALQLYESLNPTAIGNGTT, from the exons ATGACGAATAAGAGATTATGCACCTTTCTTGAAGATGTCATTCAGCCTTCTCCTGTTCCTTTTGCCGAGTCTCCGCCCAAATACTGCAGCTCTAGTGACTTGGTCGTGACCCCGGAGAAAGAGAAGCGACAAAAACCTGCCATCAAGTCAAAACCGACACTTCATCAACAGCGTGAGATCGAAATTATTGAGCCTATTCCTCTTGGACGACCTCGAATTAATTCAAGCATACggattgtgacgtcattgaatGAGGGTGTAGGCTCTTTTAGTGAACAGCAGGCTGTGGAAACTCTTCTGAAAGAAGAAAGGGCGAGACACGAATTTATTCATAAGAGCTCCAAGGCTCTTAATTACCCACATCATGCAATGCGATATTCAGACTTGACTCCTTTGCAACTGGCCTCAGAAGACTCAGAGATGAGGAGTCAATCGTTTCATCACCCCAGGCAACCAAAGACATATGGTGAACagtctacacaacaaaatttaCAAGATCT ATTCAGCGATGAGCTAATTTATGAAGTCTCTGATTCGTTGATGGATGTACCATTGCCTGCAACTAGTGCCACTCCCGTTCATCCGGACAGTGCTCTACAGCTTTATGAGTCATTAAATCCTACAGCAATTGGGAACGGAACGACTTGA
- the LOC134197357 gene encoding uncharacterized protein LOC134197357 isoform X2 has product MTNKRLCTFLEDVIQPSPVPFAESPPKYCSSSDLVVTPEKEKRQKPAIKSKPTLHQQREIEIIEPIPLGRPRINSSIRIVTSLNEGVGSFSEQQAVETLLKEERARHEFIHKSSKALNYPHHAMRYSDLTPLQLASEDSEMRSQSFHHPRQPKTYGRFSDELIYEVSDSLMDVPLPATSATPVHPDSALQLYESLNPTAIGNGTT; this is encoded by the exons ATGACGAATAAGAGATTATGCACCTTTCTTGAAGATGTCATTCAGCCTTCTCCTGTTCCTTTTGCCGAGTCTCCGCCCAAATACTGCAGCTCTAGTGACTTGGTCGTGACCCCGGAGAAAGAGAAGCGACAAAAACCTGCCATCAAGTCAAAACCGACACTTCATCAACAGCGTGAGATCGAAATTATTGAGCCTATTCCTCTTGGACGACCTCGAATTAATTCAAGCATACggattgtgacgtcattgaatGAGGGTGTAGGCTCTTTTAGTGAACAGCAGGCTGTGGAAACTCTTCTGAAAGAAGAAAGGGCGAGACACGAATTTATTCATAAGAGCTCCAAGGCTCTTAATTACCCACATCATGCAATGCGATATTCAGACTTGACTCCTTTGCAACTGGCCTCAGAAGACTCAGAGATGAGGAGTCAATCGTTTCATCACCCCAGGCAACCAAAGACATATG GTAGATTCAGCGATGAGCTAATTTATGAAGTCTCTGATTCGTTGATGGATGTACCATTGCCTGCAACTAGTGCCACTCCCGTTCATCCGGACAGTGCTCTACAGCTTTATGAGTCATTAAATCCTACAGCAATTGGGAACGGAACGACTTGA
- the LOC134197357 gene encoding uncharacterized protein LOC134197357 isoform X3: MTNKRLCTFLEDVIQPSPVPFAESPPKYCSSSDLVVTPEKEKRQKPAIKSKPTLHQQREIEIIEPIPLGRPRINSSIRIVTSLNEGVGSFSEQQAVETLLKEERARHEFIHKSSKALNYPHHAMRYSDLTPLQLASEDSEMRSQSFHHPRQPKTYVNFVSVVVLIFQVDSAMS; this comes from the exons ATGACGAATAAGAGATTATGCACCTTTCTTGAAGATGTCATTCAGCCTTCTCCTGTTCCTTTTGCCGAGTCTCCGCCCAAATACTGCAGCTCTAGTGACTTGGTCGTGACCCCGGAGAAAGAGAAGCGACAAAAACCTGCCATCAAGTCAAAACCGACACTTCATCAACAGCGTGAGATCGAAATTATTGAGCCTATTCCTCTTGGACGACCTCGAATTAATTCAAGCATACggattgtgacgtcattgaatGAGGGTGTAGGCTCTTTTAGTGAACAGCAGGCTGTGGAAACTCTTCTGAAAGAAGAAAGGGCGAGACACGAATTTATTCATAAGAGCTCCAAGGCTCTTAATTACCCACATCATGCAATGCGATATTCAGACTTGACTCCTTTGCAACTGGCCTCAGAAGACTCAGAGATGAGGAGTCAATCGTTTCATCACCCCAGGCAACCAAAGACATATG TGaactttgtgtctgttgttgtccTGATCTTTCAGGTAGATTCAGCGATGAGCTAA
- the LOC134197357 gene encoding uncharacterized protein LOC134197357 isoform X4, with protein sequence MTNKRLCTFLEDVIQPSPVPFAESPPKYCSSSDLVVTPEKEKRQKPAIKSKPTLHQQREIEIIEPIPLGRPRINSSIRIVTSLNEGVGSFSEQQAVETLLKEERARHEFIHKSSKALNYPHHAMRYSDLTPLQLASEDSEMRSQSFHHPRQPKTYGEQSTQQNLQDL encoded by the exons ATGACGAATAAGAGATTATGCACCTTTCTTGAAGATGTCATTCAGCCTTCTCCTGTTCCTTTTGCCGAGTCTCCGCCCAAATACTGCAGCTCTAGTGACTTGGTCGTGACCCCGGAGAAAGAGAAGCGACAAAAACCTGCCATCAAGTCAAAACCGACACTTCATCAACAGCGTGAGATCGAAATTATTGAGCCTATTCCTCTTGGACGACCTCGAATTAATTCAAGCATACggattgtgacgtcattgaatGAGGGTGTAGGCTCTTTTAGTGAACAGCAGGCTGTGGAAACTCTTCTGAAAGAAGAAAGGGCGAGACACGAATTTATTCATAAGAGCTCCAAGGCTCTTAATTACCCACATCATGCAATGCGATATTCAGACTTGACTCCTTTGCAACTGGCCTCAGAAGACTCAGAGATGAGGAGTCAATCGTTTCATCACCCCAGGCAACCAAAGACATATGGTGAACagtctacacaacaaaatttaCAAGATCT GTAG